One Lepidochelys kempii isolate rLepKem1 chromosome 12, rLepKem1.hap2, whole genome shotgun sequence genomic region harbors:
- the KLHL36 gene encoding kelch-like protein 36 isoform X1, with product MEATRQTRISRPHKISESSKVYRWADHSSLVLQSLNEQRHQGLFCDIILVVDEQRVPAHRNLLAVCSDYFNSMFTIGMREAYQKEVELFGASYIGLKAVVDFLYGSELSLDGGNIDYVLETAHLLQIWKVVDFCCEYLENEVSEENYLYLQELASIYNLKRLDSYIDSFILQNFGTLSFTPNFLQNISIQKLCQYLGSSNVQQECEHDLLQAALQWLTQYPERENEAYQVLDNIHFPLIPKSDLLHRVKPAVCSLLPKEANCEGFIEEAVNYHNNVTAQPVLQNKRTALRTNEERLLFVGGEVSERCLELSDDTCFLDTNKGQWITETPLPARRSHHCVAVLGGFIFIAGGSFSRDNGGDAASNLLYRYDPRCNQWIKVASMRQRRVDFYLAAIADMLVAVGGRNENGALSSAETYSPQKDTWSYIAGLPRFTYGHAGTVYKEFVYISGGHDYQIGPYRKNLLCYDYRTDVWEEKRPMITARGWHSMCTLEDNIYSIGGSDDNIETMARFDILSVESYSPQCNQWTRVSPLFQANSESGVAVWEGKIYILGGYSWEDTVFSKTVQVYDKEKNKWYRGTDLPKAIAGVSAGVCALKPRKEDKKKKTKTKKHQDRGR from the exons GTGTACAGATGGGCTGACCACTCTAGTCTAGTCCTTCAGAGTCTGAATGAGCAGAGACACCAAGGACTTTTCTGTGATATTATTCTGGTGGTGGATGAACAAAGAGTCCCTGCCCACCGGAATCTTCTGGCTGTTTGCAGTGACTACTTCAATTCCATGTTCACCATTGGCATGCGAGAGGCCTATCAAAAAGAGGTTGAACTATTTGGAGCCTCTTACATTGGTCTCAAAGCTGTGGTGGATTTCCTATATGGAAGTGAGCTGTCCTTAGATGGTGGCAACATTGATTATGTGCTGGAAACAGCTCACCTGCTGCAGATCTGGAAGGTGGTTGACTTCTGTTGTGAGTATCTCGAAAATGAGGTCAGCGAGGAGAACTACCTGTACCTTCAAGAGCTGGCCTCTATTTACAACCTGAAACGCCTGGACTCCTACATCGACTCTTTTATCCTGCAGAACTTTGGCACGCTCTCTTTCACGCCTAACTTCCTGCAGAACATTTCCATTCAAAAACTCTGCCAGTATCTGGGGAGCAGCAACGTGCAGCAGGAATGTGAGCATGACTTGCTGCAGGCTGCCTTGCAGTGGCTGACACAATACCCGGAAAGAGAAAACGAGGCTTACCAGGTACTGGACAACATTCATTTTCCCTTGATACCGAAGAGTGACCTCCTCCATCGAGTCAAGCCTGCTGTCTGCTCTCTTCTCCCAAAGGAAGCAAACTGTGAGGGGTTTATAGAAGAAGCGGTGAACTATCATAACAACGTCACAGCCCAGCCAGTGCTCCAGAACAAGCGGACGGCTTTGCGTACAAACGAAGAGAGGCTCCTCTTTGTGGGTGGGGAGGTTTCGGAACGGTGCCTGGAGTTAAGTGATGATACCTGCTTCCTGGACACCAACAAGGGGCAATGGATAACAGAAACGCCACTCCCAGCCAGGCGAAGTCATCACTGTGTTGCAGTGCTGGGAGGTTTCATCTTCATAGCTGGAGGCAGCTTTTCAAGAGACAATGGAGGGGATGCAGCTTCAAATCTTCTATATAGGTATGATCCCCGCTGTAACCAGTGGATAAAG gttGCCTCCATGAGACAACGACGAGTAGATTTCTACCTTGCAGCCATTGCAGATATGCTGGTAGCTGTTGGTGGGAGGAATGAAAATGGGGCTCTTTCTTCAGCTGAGACCTATAGCCCTCAAAAAGACACCTGGTCTTATATAGCAGGTTTGCCAAG GTTTACCTATGGGCACGCTGGCACAGTCTACAAGGAATTTGTTTATATCTCAGGGGGCCACGATTACCAAATCGGTCCCTATAGAAAAAATCTCCTTTGCTATGATTACCGCACAGATGTCTGGGAGGAAAAGCGGCCAATGATCACTGCTCGAGGGTGGCACAGCATGTGCACCTTGGAGGACAATATCTATTCCATTGGCGGTAGTGATGACAACATAGAAACCATGGCACGCTTTGACATTCTGAGCGTGGAGTCTTACAGCCCTCAGTGTAACCAGTGGACCAGAGTCTCTCCCTTGTTTCAAGCAAACAGTGAATCTGGAGTGGCAGTCTGGGAAGGCAAGATTTATATTCTTGGAGGTTATAGCTGGGAAGACACTGTCTTCTCCAAAACCGTCCAGGTGTATGACAAGGAGAAAAACAAGTGGTACAGAGGAACTGACCTTCCCAAAGCTATTGCTGGTGTGTCTGCGGGCGTCTGTGCATTGAAACCCAGAAaggaggacaaaaagaaaaagacaaaaacgAAGAAGCATCAGGATCGAGGAAGATGA